A window of the Phaseolus vulgaris cultivar G19833 chromosome 5, P. vulgaris v2.0, whole genome shotgun sequence genome harbors these coding sequences:
- the LOC137834360 gene encoding uncharacterized protein: protein MIVVRIDEADYLAGLEDCKTHLHGRVILSKGDKPLTHLDLTKKLQPVWKALGPWKAIPLGKGFYEFEFASIEDMRWALGMGSLKLSPGLLRLFAWTKDFVPATMRSTKAQTWVRIYHLPLEYWKPRTIFSIVRGLGTPLSLDEHTMRKNRGMFARVLVDIDMLSPLPDHLLVERPDFAFVAGVEYEWLPPFCSHCKMIGHELAQCRVIHDQGRVPGPKHKPSQKIPFDEQEQGRTTITNQRKEYREKVLQTKLLEGPIDNLKVDATGGVIVGSPLGHLVDKTDGREDDFADMPPLEDASDHDRSSPKQGLSTPTLDSLAVMQAKDSESHSTTLIDDHHVEASVPVIVPSPLRTTSPRRVKSHADTNPNVEVSAIVTVPSQSPHTSPRKAKYIGDVKAISLVLQNHFSSLDGLETTDVGGDSHIGASTISPTIVGINSDHIEKQVVSKFWADSNDMEEDGSDDGEETVRTKRKPGRPPKGAGKSRKTAKTVLSTTSQFLHKQGILLGIQKNLETASLSDSDGLLCQEKIAKEELDHALYCQYLFWKERAKMLWFKDGDRNTAFFHAVVKRRNNSSGIHRLRIDNEVTEDPKIIEDHILEFYKNLYAESISNVMDTDHMEDFIGTYIPAMVSSEENMIAPGPDGFGGVFYHSCWEIIGSDVCNVVQQFYKQNWVLPGMNSNVVSLIPKIPGADSIKDYRPIAVANFKFKIISKILADRLALVVARIISPNQYGFVQGRQIQDCIEEVLSRGISKLVNDKKILNMASPKGLSDGASILDTVSQFWSGYDWNIPLSLQQMPQVFNHIMVRKKQDIPNWTLDESGRFTLKSARTFFLKPRVPCGWGD from the exons ATGATTGTTGTCCGGATTGATGAGGCAGATTACTTGGCTGGTCTTGAGGATTGCAAAACCCATCTCCATGGTCGGGTTATTCTATCTAAGGGGGATAAACCTCTTACACACCtggatttaactaaaaagttgcaaCCGGTGTGGAAAGCTCTTGGACCATGGAAAGCAATTCCTCTTGGAAAGGGTTTCTATGAATTTGAGTTTGCTTCTATAGAGGACATGCGATGGGCCCTCGGGATGGGTTCCCTGAAGTTATCTCCTGGTTTATTGAGACTGTTTGCCTGGACAAAAGACTTTGTCCCAGCTACCATGAGGAGTACCAAAGCTCAGACCTGGGTTAGAATTTACCATTTGCCCTTGGAGTATTGGAAACCAAGGACAATATTTTCCATCGTCAGAGGCCTTggtactcctttgtctttggatgagCATACTATGAGAAAGAATAGGGGTATGTTTGCTAGAGTGCTGGTGGATATTGATATGTTGTCCCCTCTCCCTGATCACCTCTTGGTTGAACGTCCAGACTTTGCTTTTGTAGCtggtgtggaatatgaatggctccctccattttgctctcattgtaagatgattgggcaCGAGCTTGCTCAGTGTCGGGTGATCCATGACCAGGGTCGTGTTCCGGGGCCTAAACATAAACCTTCTCAGAAGATACCTTTTGATGAACAAGAACAAGGGAGGACCACGATTACAAACCAACGTAAAGAATATCGGGAAAAAGTTCTGCAGACGAAGCTCTTAGAAGGTCCCATTGATAATTTGAAAGTTGATGCTACTGGTGGGGTTATTGTAGGGTCACCCTTGGGTCACCTTGTTGATAAAACAGATGGACGAGAGGATGATTTTGCAGATATGCCTCCTCTTGAGGATGCTTCAGACCATGATAGGTCCTCACCCAAGCAGGGGTTGTCCACTCCCACTTTGGACTCACTTGCTGTTATGCAAGCTAAGGACTCAGAGTCACATTCAACGACTCTTATTGatgatcatcatgtggaggCCTCTGTTCCTGTGATTGTCCCATCTCCGTTGCGTACTACCTCTCCTCGGAGGGTTAAATCACATGCAGATACTAATCCTAatgtggaggtctctgctaTTGTGACTGTACCATCTCAGTCGCCTCATACCTCCCCTCGGAAGGCTAAATATATTGGGGATGTTAAAGCAATATCGTTGGtccttcaaaatcacttttcctctcttgatggtttggaaactacagaTGTGGGAGGTGATTCTCATATTGGAGCATCAACTATTTCGCCTACCATTGTTGGAATTAATTCTGATCATATTGAAAagcaagttgtttcaaaattttgggctgACTCTAATGACATGGAGGAGGATGGCAGTGATGACGGGGAGGAAACAGTtcgcactaaaagaaaaccagggagaccacctaaggggGCTGGTAAATCCAGGAAAACTGCTAAGACAGTTCTCTCTACAACGTCGCAAT TTCTTCATAAGCAGGGTATCCTCCTTGGTATTCAAAAAAacttagagactgctagtttgtctgatagtgatgggcttctctgtcaagaaaagattgctaaggaggagcttgatcatgctctttactgtcaatatttgttttggaaagaaagggctaagaTGTTATGGTTCAAGGATGGAGATCGAAATACCGCTTTTTTCCATGCTgtggtcaaaaggagaaataattctagtgggattcatcgtctacggattgataatgaggttacggaggatcctaaaatcattgaggatcatattttggaattttataaaaatctttatgctgagtctatttctaatgttaTGGATACTGAtcatatggaagattttattggtacttatattcctgcgatggtttcctctgaggagaatatgat tgctcctggtcctgatggttttggtggtgttttctatcattcttgctgggAAATTATTGGGTCAGATGTTTGTAATGTTGTTCAACAGTTCTATAAACAAAATtgggttctccctggaatgaacagtaatgtggtatctcttattcctaagattccgggtgctgattccattaaagattacaggccaattgctgttgctaatttcaaatttaaaattatttccaagatactaGCGGATAGGCTTGCTCTTGTGGttgctagaatcatttctcctaatcaatatgggtttgtgcagggtagacagattcaggattgcattg aggaagttcttagtagaggtatctctaagcttgtgaatgataagaagattttaaatatggctAGTCCGAAAG ggttatctgatggggCTAGCATTctggatacagtctctcaattttggtcaggttatgattggaatattcccttatctTTACAACAGATGCCGCAGGTTTTTAATCATATTATGGTTAGAAAGAaacaagatattcctaattggactcttgatgagtctggtcgtttcactcttaaatcagctaggacttttttcttgaaaCCAAGAGTTCCATGTGGTTGGG GGGattga
- the LOC137835521 gene encoding scarecrow-like protein 32, with product MQVTSSHSHMKAELKGTSISFQNPTTLFNTPHNPLSGALKGCLGSLDGACIEKLLLHCASALESNDITLAQQVMWVLNNVASPVGDTNQRLTSWFLRALISRASRICPTAMSFKGSNTIQRRLMSVTELAGYVDLIPWHRFGYCASNNEIYKAITGYQRVHVLDFSITHCMQWPTFIDGLAKSPEGPPSLRITVPFCRPHVPPLVNVSIHEVGLRLGNFAKFRDVPFEFNVIGNTGPLTPAELSDESTSFHFEAMLSLLNPATLNLREDEALVINCQNWLRYLSDDRKGSRQSLSLRDAFLNLIKGLNPRIVLLVDEDCDLSVSSLTSRITTCFNHLWIPFDALETFLPKDSGQRTEFESDIGQKIENIISFEGHQRIERLECGVQMSQRMKNVGYLSVPFCDETVREVKGLLDEHASGWGMKREEGMLVLTWKGNSCVFATAWVPCEMRDHIGMDASLP from the coding sequence ATGCAAGTCACGTCCTCACATAGCCACATGAAAGCTGAGCTGAAGGGCACGTCCATTTCCTTTCAAAACCCTACTACTCTCTTTAACACACCTCACAACCCTCTCTCGGGAGCACTCAAAGGGTGTCTCGGAAGCCTGGATGGAGCTTGTATTGAGAAGCTCTTGCTCCACTGTGCCAGCGCTTTGGAGAGCAACGACATCACCTTGGCTCAACAGGTCATGTGGGTGCTCAACAACGTTGCTTCCCCTGTGGGGGACACCAACCAAAGGCTCACCTCGTGGTTTCTAAGGGCATTAATCTCTAGGGCTTCAAGAATTTGCCCTACTGCCATGAGTTTCAAAGGAAGCAACACCATTCAAAGGAGGCTGATGAGCGTGACAGAGCTAGCCGGGTATGTGGATCTCATTCCTTGGCATAGATTTGGGTATTGCGCATCCAATAATGAAATTTACAAAGCAATAACGGGGTACCAAAGGGTACATGTTCTAGATTTTAGTATAACCCATTGTATGCAATGGCCTACTTTTATAGATGGATTAGCGAAAAGTCCTGAAGGACCTCCTTCACTTAGAATCACGGTTCCATTTTGTAGACCACATGTACCCCCCTTGGTCAATGTATCAATACATGAGGTTGGTTTACGTTTAGGAAATTTCGCCAAGTTCAGAGATGTCCCTTTTGAATTCAATGTTATAGGAAACACAGGACCTTTAACACCTGCGGAATTGAGCGATGAATCAACTAGCTTTCATTTTGAAGCAATGTTAAGTCTCTTGAATCCTGCTACGCTAAATCTCAGGGAAGATGAAGCCTTGGTCATAAATTGCCAAAATTGGCTACGCTATTTGTCTGATGATAGAAAGGGAAGCCGCCAAAGTCTTTCACTTAGGGATGCCTTTTTGAATCTAATAAAAGGTCTTAACCCCCGGATTGTTCTCTTGGTTGACGAGGATTGTGATCTTAGTGTATCTAGTCTCACATCAAGAATCACCACATGCTTCAACCATCTTTGGATACCCTTTGACGCATTGGAGACCTTTTTGCCTAAAGATAGTGGTCAGAGGACAGAGTTTGAATCCGACATAGGCCAGAAGATTGAGAACATCATAAGCTTTGAAGGGCACCAAAGAATAGAGAGGTTGGAGTGTGGGGTGCAAATGTCCCAAAGAATGAAAAATGTGGGTTACCTCAGTGTTCCATTTTGTGATGAAACTGTTAGGGAAGTTAAAGGTTTGCTAGATGAGCATGCTAGTGGGTGGGGGATGAAAAGAGAAGAAGGTATGCTAGTTCTCACATGGAAAGGAAACAGCTGTGTCTTTGCGACAGCTTGGGTCCCCTGTGAAATGAGGGATCATATTGGAATGGATGCAAGTCTGCCTTAA